A section of the Pan paniscus chromosome 11, NHGRI_mPanPan1-v2.0_pri, whole genome shotgun sequence genome encodes:
- the LOC100988060 gene encoding small ribosomal subunit protein eS1: MAVGKNKRLTKGGKKGAKKKVVDPFSKKDWYDVKAPAMFNIRNIGKTLVTRTQGTKIASDGLKGRVFEVSLADLQNDEVAFRKFKLITEDVQGKNCLTNFHGMDLTRDKMCSMVKKWQTMIEAHVDVKTTDGYLLRLFCVGFTKKRNNQIRKTSYAQHQQVRQIRKKMMEIMTREVQTNDLKEVVNKLIPDSIGKDIEKACQSIYPLHDVFVRKVKMLKKPKFELGKLMELHGEGSSSGKATGDETGAKVERADGYEPPVQESV, translated from the coding sequence ATGGCGGTTGGCAAGAACAAGCGCCTTACGAAAGGCGGCAAAAAGGGAGCCAAGAAGAAAGTGGTTGATCCATTTTCTAAGAAAGATTGGTATGATGTGAAAGCACCTGCTAtgttcaatataagaaatattggaAAGACGCTCGTCACCAGGACCCAAGGAACCAAAATTGCATCTGATGGTCTCAAGGGTCGTGTGTTTGAAGTGAGTCTTGCTGATTTGCAGAATGATGAAGttgcatttagaaaattcaagcTGATTACTGAAGATGTTCAGGGTAAAAACTGCCTGACTAACTTCCATGGCATGGATCTTACCCGTGACAAAATGTGTTCCATGGTCAAAAAATGGCAGACAATGATTGAAGCTCACGTTGATGTCAAGACTACCGATGGTTACTTGCTTCGTCTGTTCTGTGTTGGTTTTACTAAAAAACGCAACAATCAGATACGGAAGACCTCTTATGCTCAGCACCAACAGGTCCGCCAAATCCGGAAGAAGATGATGGAAATCATGACCCGAGAGGTGCAGACAAATGACTTGAAAGAAGTGGTCAATAAATTGATTCCAGACAGCATTGGAAAAGACATAGAAAAGGCTTGCCAATCTATTTATCCTCTCCATGATGTCTTcgttagaaaagtaaaaatgctgaaGAAGCCCAAGTTTGAATTGGGAAAGCTCATGGAGCTTCATGGTGAAGGCAGTAGTTCTGGAAAAGCCACTGGGGACGAGACAGGTGCTAAAGTTGAACGAGCTGATGGATATGAACCACCAGTCCAAGAATCTGTTTAA